The Dermacentor silvarum isolate Dsil-2018 chromosome 3, BIME_Dsil_1.4, whole genome shotgun sequence region CAGCGCGACTCGTACCCTCAGAGCTGCACTCCGGACCAGTGGGCCGTCATGCTGGACTTCTTGTGTGTGCACACGGGTCTGGGCCGGCCCACGAACGAGATGCGGTCCGAGACGCGCCAGCGCCTGTGGTCCGAGCTGACCAGCTTGCTGAACGCCCTCGGTCCGATCGCGAGGTCCCGCGAGGAGTGGCGCCAATACTGGCAGCAACGGGTGGCCACCGCCAGGCAGAGGGCCGCAGAGCTCTCAAACGCCGTGAGCAGGTATGGAGTCTTGGCTGTCGCTGTACAATTAGAATGCCTGCCTTTTCTGCAAGGCAGCGGATGCTGAAAGGCAGTGGTGGTGTGGTGGTCATGTGACCAGTGTTGGCATATACTGTAGTAGTAAAGGGCCTCTCACCTAGCCGCCTCTAAAATTTCGGTTATACGCAATAAACTTTCATATTGGTTCAATATTAGAGTAGACAAGGGGAACTGAAATTGCGCGTCGCCAGGCTACCAGAAGAAAATCTTCACTGCCAACACCGACACTCTCACTCTTTGCCAGTAGCATTCCTTCCCTGcctcccataccggagccgagGGGCTGCGTCACATTCACTTCGCGAGCCCCACGCCGTTTTGTTATCCTTTTCGTTGTTaacttttttcgtttttttctccaGCCGAGTGCATTCCGGCAATTTCGCTAGTTCTGAACATTTGTCGTCGTCACGTTCCATTGTCAGTGACGAGGAAGGCAGTGGGTCTTACGTTGAGTCGTTTATGCATTATGACCTTGATTCTTTCGGTCGAAGCGTGACTTCTGACCAAAGGCACGCGGGCTTTCATATCGTATTTCTGTAGCTGTTGCGTCGTGGAGCTGTTTGATACTGCGCCGACACCATCGTCGGCGAGTTATATGTGCACCCTAGTCGTGGGCTTGCAATGCTCACACCTGGTGCGGAGTCTTTCAATGTGCTTTGCAGCTAGCCGGTACACATTTCCCGCATTCAGGTTGCCTTTATTTCGCTTTCACTAATTAATCCtatattgacgagtgttgcctacaggcagcatacgagaaaaaaatttttacttgccgagtttcagtatAGAGTActaagtttctggctaaatgtcttcggccaacattGAATGACATGCAGCAAACGCCATTAGTTGGTTTAGAACACCGAACGAGGAGAAAGAAGGTgacaggccgatgcaagatatccagCTTCACTGCTGTCACACATGGGATTTAAAGCAAACTAAATagacacctatggttcacatatgaagAGTTTAAAGTGAAGCCTTacgtggcttggggtgaagcccattTCCCGTTTCCTGCCTGGGGGTTTctccctattgctgaaaaaatttCCGCCAAACGTTTTCCTTTGAATTGGCAATGTTTATTCTGGATCTGGTTTGCACAATAAGagataaaataaacattttttctaGGTGTGTATATGCTTCGTCATTAAAGGGCTAGATACGATCAGCTGGCTTGTGACCATATTATCTGACCCTAATGAGTCTTTCCTGCACTTTCATGGCTGAAAATATGTCTTCTATCACAGCTattaaatgccaagcatttcttggAGAACATGTGCCAAttttacagtatctatctatctattaattccgtggccctcagtccccagtacatgcggagcacctgaccaaggcggcggccagacctgctacgcggcagagggtgctaagaatctctgggtccggacaggccgccaatggaaactgaacctggcaacgttcaacacgcgcaccctcttgagtgaggctagcttagcaggactatttgaagaattaccaCGCATTGCCTGGTAtatattggccttagtgaggttagaagaactggtgaggcttacagtgtttactaacggccacgtcctctgctacagaggcctcccagataagagagaattcgtagtaggatttctagtccataaggacatagcgggcaacattgatgaattctacagcattaatgagagggtagcagtcgtcataatataGCTGAAGAGGAGGTATACAATAAAGGTAGTagaagcctacgccccaacctccagtcaggatgatgaagaaatagaacacttttatgaagatgttgagtTGGCAATAAGAAAGGTGCATACTCAGTGTACTGTAGTCATCCGCTACTTCAACGCAAAAGTGGCGGAAAGTAGGCTGGTGACCAAGCAATTGGCAAcgacggcatcgattctagaaacactaatggagagatgttggtagagttcgcgaaaaggaataggctctgaataaggaataccttcttcaggaatcgcagcaacaggaagtggacctggaaaagccctaatggagaaacaaggaatgaaataaatttcatactctatgcagatcccagcatagtgcaggaggtagaagtgttaggtagggtaaagtgtagtgaccataagttagtgaggtctaggatttctctcaatctgaatagagaaagagtgaaattagtcgagaggaaacaggccaacctagatgcagtaagggtaaaagcagaccaattcaggctagtgctcgcaaacaaatattcagctttagaaaaggaagataaaagacaacatagagttaatgaatgaaaccgtaactaggttgatctcagaagcagcaattgaagtgggaagtaaggcaccaaggcaaccagcagataagctctcccaagaaacaaaggaccttataaagaaacgacaaaacatgaaaatgtccaactcaagagatcagatagaattcgctgaactgtcaaaactgatcaacaacaaagtaagggatattcgaaattataacgtgggaaagattgacgaagctgtaaaatatggatgcagcattaaatcagtaagcagaaagcttggcataggacaaggcaagatgtatacactgaaagataagcatggtaatatcatcatcaatttcgattacatggtaaaagcagcggaaggattctatactgacctgtagagtgcccaaaatagccaagctactttcattagaaatagtgatgaaccgcatacagaagctccttctataactagcgatgaagttagaagggccttgaaagacataacctggggaaaagctgctggagaagatagaataacagtagatttattcaaagatggaggagataatATGCTTGAAAACCTTCCGGCCTTTATActcaatgcctcacaacttcaactgtaccagagatctggaagaacgccaacattatactaatccataagaagggagacgttaatgaATTGAAaaaatatagacccattagcttgctttcagtatcgtataaaatattcaccaagatatttcccaatagaatcagggcaacacttcacttgaaccaaccaagagaacaggctggcttcaggaagggatattttacgatggatcatatccatgtcaacaatcaggtaatcgagaaatctgcggagtacaatcaaccagtccatatgactttcatagattatgaaaaggcatttgattgagtatagataccagcagtcatagaggcattgcgtaatcaaggagtacaggaggcatacgtgaatatcttcgcaaacatttacaaggattccacaggtaccttggttctccagaataaaagtagaaagttacctaccaagaaaggggacaggcaaggagacacaatctctccaatactattcactgcatgcttcgaagaagtattcaagctcttagactgggaaggctttggaGTGAAGATCAatgacgaatatctcagcaaccttcagtttgcagatgacatcgtcctattcagcaacaatggagacaaattacagcaaatgattgaggaccttaatcgagaaagtgtaagaattgggttgaagatgaatatgcagaagtcaatgataatgttcaatagcctggcaagggaacaagaattcaggattgccagtcaggctctagagtctgtagaggagtacgtttatctgggtcaattactcacaggggaccctgatcacgctaaaaaaatttacacaagaataaaattggtttgcagtgcatacggcaggcattgccaaatcctaattgggagcttaccactgtcgttgaaaagaaaagtgcacaatcattgcattcatgtaatctgtcatgtaggtcatgaaacagctgtctACGTCTTGGCAGCAAAGCAGGTAGGGCCGTGAATACGGACAACCTGAGGCCCATATCACTGACTTCGTGGGCGGGGAAGCTTATCGAGACGATGGTGTGGGATCACCTTTctctattagagcactgcacgcgtgtccatgaccaggcccggcctgtaagaaagaaattcttttttttacttacagattgtaccgtatctgccAGCCTCACCTTCTGGAGGTTTAATcggctgcagtatataagcaataaaaggcctaaatctttgtttctcccacgggaacatcagtaatccggcccattgcctgtgctgctatttttccgctggtgcgcatgcacttaccctgatttgtacgatatggtactatgatgtcatttagcgtgcaaatatacaggctgtttcattttagctgaaccaaatttttacaGATTccctgtcgcagatagcacaattataatccttgatctaaactactcgatgcggcggccattacttacacgagaaatcATAAGccgaattgaagaattaacataatcaCGTAGTCACGTAATAACAtagtcacgtcaagctacatatgtagcttgacgtgacccaaaagaccaggcaaggcaatagtacagcaaaaaGTGCGCGCACATGcgcaataattcacatatatttccagctctcgctggaattcctcatagacgaaatagctatgaacggaaagacaaagaatatttccgtcacgacgagttaacagaattggaaaaaagtTTTATCAGAATGCATTTCAAAGAACACTACAATAgtaatactagctatacaaaacaacgcaacaccagctatacaacatagcatgagactgaattttacaagattaacatttgctatgaaaacgaaacaggatgtacattatatattCAGAACCATACACagaggcagaataataatcacatcagatacattacaagcaaCCAAAGTATGAGCTGAGTGCTTTCTTACAGatattatcgacatttttgtatttgttcaaagtgaatgctaggttatgtattaacgactgatgcttatagagtgttctgaagtatggaatttaccatatctcaggatttcttgtgttcgcattaatgcgacgacactctacggaggctaattgttttatgtagttccacgctaattctgacatggattgCCTAAGGGAtgatcaaaacgcctaattgaatatttaaaataattacgttaattaactttttaattaattattttacggcacatctttcaatctacgaactattgccgctgagttcgcaaggcgtatccacttggaacgaattcttaggactgaaccagtttcgagatattaattttcaaagtgtccgacgaaatgcatgggcgttccagttaacttttttcGGAAAACGCtgttgtatgcattgaagcacaaaagtaactggccttgtgcaatgcaatagtatcgacactggtaatagtgcaatcgcaaaagcggtaacatggaaatggtttgaggagtggttctttgtataatttatttttccttacgcggaaacaatgctcgttttttgcggaaaagaaagaaattagcgtagcttgcactggcggcgcaatgcttaagagacaggggagctgatcggcacctagctagtcctggcttttgggctaagctaagcactgccaagtcatcgccagcatttcccagaatatATTTGTTATTGatttattatcgattagctattgattgactatcaattgtttatcgcaagatattggccatgtatttgggctaggctaagcactaccaagacaTCCCCTGCATTTTCGCGAAATTATTGATTATTGACCGATTattgactagctattgattggctatcaattgcctatcgatgattGACAAAGTTTAAGTgttccccaccattcttagctagacttagcgaggctcagcttcgctagttcacaggtgtacgtgccattgcgcgtgcatcctttctgcactgctgccaggatcggctcacatttttgaattcagcagacatattaggcacagctgaaacagctccgctgttaaaaatgagaacttcatctgttttactattttctttgataagatatacagtcatctgatacagtcaagagagcggtgtggatctgagaacaaacgaggataaccgatattctagttcacattaagttgaagaaatggagctgggcaagccatgtaattcgtaggatggataaccgatggaccattagagctacagaatggataccaagacaagggaatcgcagtcggggacggcagaaaactaggtggggtgatgaagttaagaaattcgcaggtgcaaattggaatcagctagcgctagacagcggtaattggagatcgcagggagatgccttcgtcctgcagtggacataaatataggctgatgatgatgatgacagtcatcttgcacgtttcacttcagcttggcacagaatgcatcgaaccatgcaatgcataacggtcgcgtgtgctcgaaggcctacttaggcccatCAATGAGCGGGCttgagtctggcccgggcccgtggcttcaagcccgagtctggcccgggcccgcggcctcaagcccgagcccggcccgggcccggcccgagcccgcggttttaagcccgggcccggctcgagcccgccgacaaacgctgggcccgtgcagtgcactATTCTTTATACCTGGAGGGCAGCGGCTTCTGTGCAGCCACCATGCTCGGGTTTCTTTCGCACATGTCGTGCACAGGGCATCCTCCTCCAGCTGCACAGGGATGTAATACGACCCACAACTATAAAACACAATGACAAAGCCATCCTCGCCCTTGATCTcaagggggctttcgacaatgttaAACACGGTAGCATCCTGGCCAACTTCAGTTCCACCGATTGCGGGGCTAAGACCTAGGCATACGTAAGAGATTTCCTCTCTAAGCGCCAGGCCCTTCTTCGGGTCGAGGACGAGGAAAGTGGCCCTTACACGATGGGAACACGGAGTATCCCTCAGGGAGCGGTGTTATCACCGCTCTTGTTCAACATAGCTATGATGCGCCTCCCAAGTCAATTGGCCCGGTTGGAAGGCATTCAACACGCGTTATATGTCGATGACATTACAATCTGGACCACTGAGGGGAGCCTTGGGGAAATGGAGGACCGCCTTCAGCGGGCCGCTTCCATCGCCTAGGCGTATGCCATCGACTGTGGGTTCCAATGTGCTCCagccaaatcagagcttctgcaTCTCAGAGCGAATCCAAAGGATAAATCAGCAGTACACATCTCTCTTTCGGGAGGTCCTATCAGAGACGTGGAGGAGCTCTGGATTCTGGGCCTGCTCATTTACCACAAACTCAGACCGGACTCCACTATTGCGAAACTCAAGAGAGTAGGTGAACAGGTAGGGCAAATGATCCAGCGCGTTTCCAACAAGCGGGGCGGTCTGCGAGGCAGGGACGCGCTTCGGCTAGCCCATGGCTCCATGACTAGCCGGATCCTCTACGCATTACCGTGTCTTCGCACTGCTAAGCAAGAACGCGAGCATATAGACGTCATCATTCGGAAGGAACTAAGCGAGCCCTGCATCTCCCGGTGGCTACCTCTAACGCTAAACGCAACGCGTTGGTTGTGCTGAACTCCTACCAGGACTGGCTGGAGGCCCACCTCGTGACCCAATACACGCGGCTCATGCAGACAGCCCCCGGGCGTCGCCTGCTCAACTGCTCACACATCCAACACGCTTGCACTCCATAGGAGGCGGAGCGTATTCCAGAACTGTGGCGCCATATGCTCTGGGTCTCTCCGCTCCCCTGTAGCATAGACACCGACACCCACGAAAGCATACGACATGCGCGGGCTCGGGCGTTTGAGAGACAACACGGTTCCCGACCTGATGTATACTATGTAGACGTAGCAGGGCCGTTGCCCACGGGATTTTACACGGCTGCCGTCGTTCACCGCGAAAAGCACGTTGATGGGCTCTCCTTCCAAGCCCAAAATTCAGCCCGAGCTGAGGAAGTAGCGATAGCGCTTGCTTGCCGCGGACCCCAATTCGAGAACCATCATCACGGATTTCTGTAAAGCATGTGATCATTGCTTGGCCGGGGAGATCTCCCCCTTAACCCGTCAAATTCTAAGACGGGCTGCGACTCATCCAACACCGAAATATATCATTTGGGCTCCTGGCCACCAGGGCTTACCAGTTATTGAGGCAGCTGACGCGGCTGCCCGAGCACTTACTCACCGGGCTCCTCTCACCCCAGCTCTTCTGGCTCGGAGGCAAACCTACCGCTGCTGCGGTTCAGAAATTAGAAAACATTATAGCGATAACCACTTCCTTTTTCCTACTCCTGTAAAGAGTCTGAGTAAGGCGGAGGAGCGAACTTTAAGGCGCCTGCAGACAGGTACTCTACTCTGTCTTGCAATAATCAAACATTTCGATGCTAACACAGATAGGCGCTGCCCTCACTGTGGGGAGACCTGTGatatcttccacatggtgtgggcatgtactCAAAATCGCCACGTCCCCGCTACCCCTACCTCTTCCCGAGAGGCATGGGAAACTGTCCTTCTCAAGTGCTCCTCGCTGGTATCCCAACGGGCTCTGGAGAAACGGACGCGAGACGGGGCCTCGTCATGCGGTGCCCCAGACTAGGGACTCCGACCATGTAGCGGGGCACTCTGTGGCCCCAAAACTATCACTATTTCACAAATAAAAgattttcaccaccaccacctacgtcttggcgctctcatggtcgtttctttaaattggtatgtaccaaaattggcattggTATAAAGAACATATATGATAGGTCATGAAATAAATGTCTTGACAtgtatgtcatgtaggtcatgaaacagccgcctacgtcttggtgctctcatggtcgtttcgttaacttaggaGTTAACTAGAATAGGTTCGGACGTTTGTTCTAAGtcaaggcaacactaaaggatgatggtagaataTGCAGTCATGTGCATTACTCAGCAGAAAAGACTCAACGAtataagattaacactcaaaaaccactgcaattggttcggacgtgggtattaagtgaacgAAACACCAAAAGATTATGTCAGAAGTCATAGTCAGTAGCATCACTCAGCAAGAATGATAAACACTAAaaaaaccactagaatgggttcagacgcaggcactaagtgaaggaaacactaaaggatgatggtcgaaGTTAGAGTCATAAGCATGGCTataatgatatgtcatgacaaaaatgtcacgacatgcgtgtcatgcaggtcatgaaagagccgcctacactTCGGTGCTGCCatggtcgtctcgttaacttggtaggctccccacacactgcctcgcacaacatcgattcaaacagcgtgggatctgccggctcttGTTTACGATGACTCCCATGCGTAGCGCTTGGGCTCCCCTAACTTAGCCTAATAAAAATGAAACGCCAATAAACTGAATGACGTAAAGTATTACCGGCTGCTAGCAATGCACTACGACACAGAATATGCCCGCTCGCAGTGCCGTAAAAATGAATACGAGAAAACATTTCTAGCAAGATTATACCAGCCCTGGTAGCATGACCTCAACTATCTAACGAGGATCAACAGCTGGTAAACATTCCTTTAAGCGGCCCTGCGTCCTGCTGGCAGAATATGCAATCCGCAATGCCTGGCTCGGTGGCCACGTGAAAAGGGCCGAGGCCTCAGTATTGGCGTTGGTCACCGCGAACTGCGACCACCCATTTCTACGTGAAGCGCGAAGCCGGTGCAGTACACAGCCACATTGAGGAGGAGGACAAAGGCATTGAACAGAGTTAATTCATCCGAGGACCACTCGAGCCGCGACGCACGGACGCGTAATCATGCGGCTATTCTCATATTTCGCACGTTTTCTTTATAACGCGGAAAAAAAATACGCGAGGAATAGCACACCGAAATCAATTGAATCGGGTGTATTACAAACAAAATTATAACTTTATACAAAAATTCGCACCCTCAATTTAGTAATTAAAAATCGCTAATTAATCTAGTCGAATTATCGATAGTTAAATCATAGGAAAAAATCctcctggtgcggtacgtcactgCTCTGACATTGGCGTTACGTCCAACTAATTAAAATCGCACACTAGCTTTCATCAGCAGACGGTGGGCTAATGACAATCTGCTATTTCGCTTCTGAGCATTGTGGTACACCATTGCGGCCGCAATACCTTTGGACTGGAATGtaaataaaaggaagaaaaataaccCGTGTGTGTACTAGGTCCAACTTAAAAAAAAGGTTATCAGGTTTAACACGCGGTAACCACGACCTGATTaagaggcacaccgtagtggggcactccaaAATAATTTGagccacctggggatctttaccGTTCACCTAAATGTGGGGTGCACCTATGTGCACCCCAGCGAAATGTGGCTGcaatggccgggatttgatcaggACCAAGATAACAAAAACAGAAGTGAAATACGGGATTTTTAAGCTAAACAGTGCAGACAAAAGTAACTTCCGAGGGTTGTGCCTTTGCTTGCTATAAAACTAAATAATATTTAAGCTAGACCGATACTCGAAACATCTGTTCTCATTTGGCTTGGCGGCATTAAGGAAAGGCTTTCGCAGTTTTCATCAGTTTAATACAAGATCGGTTGCTCCTAGACGACGAGAAATATTTTTGCGTCAAGAGGTAACATAAAATGCGAACTGATTCCGCTCCCCTTTACCTGAGTTGTACCATAGTGTCTTAGGGGAGACATTTAGCAGACACAATTTAGGGGAATGTCTCTATCATATGTAGCGGTATATATTGAGCTGGTCGATTCTGCATGAATGAAAGTGTCCTTGTCTTATCCTTGTGTGCCCTTCATTTAAGTCGTCCAAAATTGCGCTATTACGTTTTTATTCGCTATCGAAGGCTTCCATCTGGCAGTGAGAAACGAGCGTCACCCGTTGGGCTATCCGAAGACGACGCCCGTGTGCTGAGCGTCGTCGGCGACGAGGTGGCGCTGGAAGTCGTCGAGGGCCACGTGGTGCAAAAGCGTCGGGAGCGTCAGTCCCCTTCCGGTTCATTGTACCCGGTACGTACTATAAAAGCGCAGCCAACATTCTTCTTATCTGGCGTACCTTTCCGCATGCTATTCCAGTAAAGTTCCTTCCGGTCGCCGTAGATCATGCGAAGTGCAACAGGTAGCACAGCACGCAGCCAAGTAAACGTATGTGATTTTTAATTAAAAGAACGAAGGAACGTCACTGAATACAGGAAAGAACTCGGCGAATTTTGAGGAGGAAGAAACATCGCTTAATACACAATGACATGCGTAGTGCGAAATTCCGTGCtcgaaatgagaaaaaaaatattttgcaggcCCTTACATTCTGAAGTTTCGTGGAGAATATCACGCAAAGAACGGTTATAAATAAACCCAACGAAAACAGACAAGGACGATTGATACTGTCATCGTTCTGATTCTTATTCCAGGCTTCCTCTGAGTacttctacagctgtcaagaaccGTTAGTTTTTATCTTTACTCGCTAGGCACTGTCCGTAATTTGCTTCTTGCGATTCGGCGCTTGTAGAGTTCATCCTTGTCGGTATGCCATTTCTGACACATTTAACGTAAGTTTCGGTCCACGTAACTTTTGCAGGTTTGTTCTAGATCCTTTAAAGCTTCAGCAAGTGCTTCAGAAGCATGTGTAAATATCCAAGGCCTATGCTGCCCGCACACTGTGGTTTTTTCAAAGGAATTTGTGCATCTATTTCAAAAAGAACCGCAGACGCAAATCGCAGAGAAGCGGGACAAGTATAGTAGTGTAAACAGTACTATAGTTACAATTTCTTTACGACCGCGTTAAAATTCGCAATGTACCTTATGGTGGGCGCGTTGGAGCGCGTTTTACTGAAAAGTGTGACCAATGTGACCATACCTAATTAATAAGCGGCCCAGACATTAGCGAGGCCTTCTTTTAGAGCTGAT contains the following coding sequences:
- the LOC125944083 gene encoding uncharacterized protein LOC125944083, giving the protein MAQDQTVIEKRQRDSYPQSCTPDQWAVMLDFLCVHTGLGRPTNEMRSETRQRLWSELTSLLNALGPIARSREEWRQYWQQRVATARQRAAELSNAVSRLPSGSEKRASPVGLSEDDARVLSVVGDEVALEVVEGHVVQKRRERQSPSGSLYPVPYQAVPQASTAATEATTSRKQRTHDYLARLTEAQERLTQLREQQAAEDTNFRTQVLRRFEEAQATTTRQIAIAEHQARVMDELAATMQNILRLLARDSQQPPPKHSKQ